From the genome of Vicia villosa cultivar HV-30 ecotype Madison, WI linkage group LG2, Vvil1.0, whole genome shotgun sequence, one region includes:
- the LOC131651144 gene encoding nucleobase-ascorbate transporter 6-like isoform X3, with product MKDLAFYDEEVADCDLTTPSWVRKSYDDSKSIVCLGSNHVDREFFWNSSTHDHRCFIYISAHHLVIYLGGYFVINVQKFVKIMNATQGALMVASTMQMVLGSIGGWRHVVSIFLIRRGDQHIFILDRFTVIFSILVVWTYAHILTRARAYKRSHTCRTDSAEIIGGALCSVATSNT from the exons ATGAAG GATCTGGCTTTTTATGATGAAGAGGTTGCAGACTGTGACCTGACTACTCCTTCATGGG TTAGAAAAAGCTATGATGATTCAAAGTCTATTGTTTGTCTCGGGAGCAACCACGTTGATAGAGAGTTTTTTTGGAACTCGTCTACCCATGATCATCGGTGCTTCATATACATATCTGCCCACCATCTTGTCATTTATCTTGGCGGATATTTTGTGATTAATGTGCAGaaatttgtgaaaataatgaatgcaaCACAGGGTGCCCTAATGGTTGCATCGACCATGCAGATGGTTCTTGGATCCATTGGCGGTTGGCGCCATGTAGTCAG TATCTTTCTCATAAGGAGAGGAGACCAACATATTTTTATCTTGGATCGCTTTACGGTCATATTCTCAATTCTAGTCGTGTGGACTTATGCCCACATTCTCACTCGTGCTAGAGCTTACAAGCGTTCACATACTTGTAGGACTGACAGTGCTGAAATTATTGGTGGTGCATTATG CTCCGTTGCCACCAGCAATACTTAG
- the LOC131651144 gene encoding nucleobase-ascorbate transporter 7-like isoform X4 produces MGNVHSFRVLALFGNAREDSTVLGPLMGARFRKSYDDSKSIVCLGSNHVDREFFWNSSTHDHRCFIYISAHHLVIYLGGYFVINVQKFVKIMNATQGALMVASTMQMVLGSIGGWRHVVRFLSPLSTILLVSLSDFGLYRFGFSMYSLIFTTYVFIHL; encoded by the exons ATGGG GAATGTCCATAGCTTTAGGGTTTTAGCATTATTTGGTAATGCTAGGGAAGACAGTACAGTTTTAGGTCCTCTGATGGGGGCGCGAT TTAGAAAAAGCTATGATGATTCAAAGTCTATTGTTTGTCTCGGGAGCAACCACGTTGATAGAGAGTTTTTTTGGAACTCGTCTACCCATGATCATCGGTGCTTCATATACATATCTGCCCACCATCTTGTCATTTATCTTGGCGGATATTTTGTGATTAATGTGCAGaaatttgtgaaaataatgaatgcaaCACAGGGTGCCCTAATGGTTGCATCGACCATGCAGATGGTTCTTGGATCCATTGGCGGTTGGCGCCATGTAGTCAG gtttttgagTCCTCTTTCTACTATTCTCTTAGTTTCTCTATCAGATTTTGGCCTATATCGGTTCGGTTTTTCCATGTATAGTCTTATATTTACAACCTATGTTTTCATtcatttatga
- the LOC131651144 gene encoding nucleobase-ascorbate transporter 7-like isoform X1: protein MGNVHSFRVLALFGNAREDSTVLGPLMGARFRKSYDDSKSIVCLGSNHVDREFFWNSSTHDHRCFIYISAHHLVIYLGGYFVINVQKFVKIMNATQGALMVASTMQMVLGSIGGWRHVVSIFLIRRGDQHIFILDRFTVIFSILVVWTYAHILTRARAYKRSHTCRTDSAEIIGGALCSVATSNT from the exons ATGGG GAATGTCCATAGCTTTAGGGTTTTAGCATTATTTGGTAATGCTAGGGAAGACAGTACAGTTTTAGGTCCTCTGATGGGGGCGCGAT TTAGAAAAAGCTATGATGATTCAAAGTCTATTGTTTGTCTCGGGAGCAACCACGTTGATAGAGAGTTTTTTTGGAACTCGTCTACCCATGATCATCGGTGCTTCATATACATATCTGCCCACCATCTTGTCATTTATCTTGGCGGATATTTTGTGATTAATGTGCAGaaatttgtgaaaataatgaatgcaaCACAGGGTGCCCTAATGGTTGCATCGACCATGCAGATGGTTCTTGGATCCATTGGCGGTTGGCGCCATGTAGTCAG TATCTTTCTCATAAGGAGAGGAGACCAACATATTTTTATCTTGGATCGCTTTACGGTCATATTCTCAATTCTAGTCGTGTGGACTTATGCCCACATTCTCACTCGTGCTAGAGCTTACAAGCGTTCACATACTTGTAGGACTGACAGTGCTGAAATTATTGGTGGTGCATTATG CTCCGTTGCCACCAGCAATACTTAG
- the LOC131651144 gene encoding nucleobase-ascorbate transporter 6-like isoform X2, whose protein sequence is MGNVHSFRVLALFGNAREDSTVLGPLMGARFRKSYDDSKSIVCLGSNHVDREFFWNSSTHDHRCFIYISAHHLVIYLGGYFVINVQKFVKIMNATQGALMVASTMQMVLGSIGGWRHVVSIFLIRRGDQHIFILDRFTVIFSILVVWTYAHILTRARAYKRSHTCRTDSAEIIGGALWG, encoded by the exons ATGGG GAATGTCCATAGCTTTAGGGTTTTAGCATTATTTGGTAATGCTAGGGAAGACAGTACAGTTTTAGGTCCTCTGATGGGGGCGCGAT TTAGAAAAAGCTATGATGATTCAAAGTCTATTGTTTGTCTCGGGAGCAACCACGTTGATAGAGAGTTTTTTTGGAACTCGTCTACCCATGATCATCGGTGCTTCATATACATATCTGCCCACCATCTTGTCATTTATCTTGGCGGATATTTTGTGATTAATGTGCAGaaatttgtgaaaataatgaatgcaaCACAGGGTGCCCTAATGGTTGCATCGACCATGCAGATGGTTCTTGGATCCATTGGCGGTTGGCGCCATGTAGTCAG TATCTTTCTCATAAGGAGAGGAGACCAACATATTTTTATCTTGGATCGCTTTACGGTCATATTCTCAATTCTAGTCGTGTGGACTTATGCCCACATTCTCACTCGTGCTAGAGCTTACAAGCGTTCACATACTTGTAGGACTGACAGTGCTGAAATTATTGGTGGTGCATTATG GGGATAG